One region of Dokdonia sp. 4H-3-7-5 genomic DNA includes:
- the rplA gene encoding 50S ribosomal protein L1, which yields MAKLTKKQKENQTKIEAGQTYNLADASALIKEVSNVNFDPSVDIAVRLNVDPRKANQMVRGVVTLPHGTGKDVKVLALVTPDKAAEAQEAGADYVGLDEYLEKIKGGWTDVDVIITMPSVMGKLGPLGRVLGPRGLMPNPKTGTVTMDIAKAVSDVKAGKIDFKVDKTGIIHASVGKASFDAEKIAGNARELITTLVKLKPTTAKGVYIKSIFMSSTMSPSVEVDAKRFATD from the coding sequence ATGGCAAAATTAACAAAAAAGCAAAAAGAAAATCAGACTAAGATTGAAGCGGGTCAAACCTACAATCTTGCTGATGCTTCTGCTTTAATTAAAGAAGTAAGTAACGTAAACTTTGATCCTTCTGTAGATATTGCTGTACGTCTTAATGTTGACCCTCGTAAAGCTAACCAGATGGTTCGTGGAGTGGTTACATTACCTCACGGTACTGGTAAGGATGTAAAGGTGCTTGCACTTGTTACTCCAGACAAGGCTGCAGAGGCTCAAGAGGCTGGTGCAGATTACGTAGGACTAGACGAGTACCTTGAGAAAATCAAAGGTGGTTGGACAGACGTAGATGTAATTATTACTATGCCTAGTGTAATGGGTAAATTAGGACCTTTAGGACGTGTCTTAGGGCCACGTGGTTTAATGCCTAACCCTAAGACTGGTACAGTTACTATGGATATTGCAAAAGCAGTATCTGATGTAAAAGCAGGTAAGATTGACTTTAAGGTTGATAAAACTGGTATCATTCACGCTTCTGTAGGTAAAGCATCTTTTGATGCTGAGAAAATTGCAGGAAACGCAAGAGAATTAATAACAACATTAGTAAAGCTTAAACCTACTACGGCAAAAGGTGTTTACATAAAGAGTATTTTTATGTCAAGTACAATGAGCCCATCTGTAGAGGTAGATGCTAAGCGATTCGCTACTGACTAG
- the nusG gene encoding transcription termination/antitermination protein NusG — translation MAKTSNTKQWYVVRAVSGQENKVKAYIEQEISRLNLEDSIEEVLVPTEKVIQIRNGKKVNKERVYFPGYIMVKANLGGEIPHIIKSINGVIGFLGEVKGGDPVPLRKSEVNRMLGKVDELAVKQDSISIPFTIGETIKVIDGPFNGFNGTVEKVNEEKRKLEVMVKIFGRKTPLELSYMQVEKV, via the coding sequence ATGGCTAAGACAAGTAACACGAAACAGTGGTATGTGGTAAGGGCCGTTAGTGGTCAAGAGAATAAAGTAAAGGCGTATATCGAGCAAGAAATTTCTCGTTTAAATCTTGAGGATAGTATTGAAGAGGTGTTAGTGCCTACTGAGAAAGTTATCCAAATCCGTAATGGTAAAAAGGTTAACAAAGAGCGTGTTTATTTTCCGGGATATATAATGGTTAAAGCTAATCTTGGCGGAGAAATTCCTCACATTATTAAGTCTATTAATGGTGTAATTGGTTTCCTTGGTGAGGTTAAAGGTGGGGATCCTGTTCCATTGCGCAAGTCTGAAGTTAATCGTATGTTAGGTAAGGTAGATGAGCTTGCTGTAAAGCAAGACAGTATATCTATACCTTTCACTATAGGTGAGACAATCAAGGTGATTGATGGTCCATTTAATGGATTTAACGGTACGGTGGAGAAAGTGAATGAGGAAAAGCGTAAGCTTGAGGTGATGGTAAAGATATTCGGAAGAAAAACTCCGTTAGAGCTTAGCTATATGCAAGTGGAAAAAGTATAA
- the secE gene encoding preprotein translocase subunit SecE encodes MAGLINYVQESYNELRNHVTWTPLPEAQRLMVVVAVFSIIFSLAIWGVDTVFSNVIKLYFDKVVGTN; translated from the coding sequence ATGGCTGGATTAATTAATTACGTTCAAGAATCATATAATGAGCTTAGAAACCACGTAACGTGGACGCCGCTTCCAGAAGCGCAACGTCTAATGGTGGTGGTTGCTGTGTTTTCTATAATTTTTTCATTGGCTATTTGGGGTGTTGATACCGTTTTTAGTAATGTGATTAAGTTATATTTTGATAAAGTAGTTGGAACAAATTAA
- a CDS encoding acyl-CoA dehydrogenase family protein encodes MTNMYFTQEHNLFRESLRDFLKKEVVPHIDKWEKTGQIERFIWKKFGDMGFFGISYPEAYGGMNLDFFYTVILLEELQRINSGGFAAAIWAHAYLAMTHLNVEGDERIKSEYLTASIAGDKIGCLCITEPFGGSDVAGMRTTAVKDGDHYVINGSKTFITNGVYSDYLIVAAKTAPELGGKGMSIFLLDRDMPGVSATKLDKLGWRASDTGEIAFDNVKVPVANLMGEENAGFGYIMQHFASERLIMGINAHARAEYAIEYALDYMKERMAFGVTIDKFQALRHKLAERQAEVEMSKAFNYTIAYRLNKGEYVVKEATMSKLTATKIADEVIYDCLQMLGGYGYMEEYPLARMLRDSRLGPIGGGTSEILREIIAKMVIDKKTYKAKSEEISKN; translated from the coding sequence GACAGGGCAGATAGAGCGTTTTATCTGGAAGAAATTTGGTGACATGGGATTCTTTGGGATTAGTTACCCTGAGGCCTATGGAGGAATGAATCTTGATTTTTTCTATACTGTTATCTTACTAGAGGAGCTACAACGTATTAACAGCGGCGGATTTGCAGCTGCTATATGGGCACATGCTTATCTTGCAATGACACACCTCAATGTAGAGGGAGATGAAAGAATAAAATCTGAATATCTTACAGCTAGTATTGCTGGAGATAAAATAGGTTGTCTATGTATCACAGAGCCTTTTGGCGGAAGTGATGTTGCAGGAATGAGAACTACGGCTGTGAAGGATGGAGATCATTACGTGATTAATGGTTCTAAAACCTTTATCACAAATGGTGTGTATTCAGATTATTTAATAGTTGCAGCTAAGACGGCTCCTGAATTAGGAGGGAAAGGGATGAGTATCTTTCTTTTAGATAGAGACATGCCGGGTGTAAGCGCTACAAAGCTGGATAAGCTAGGGTGGAGAGCATCAGATACAGGAGAGATTGCATTTGACAATGTGAAAGTACCAGTAGCAAATCTTATGGGTGAAGAGAATGCAGGTTTTGGGTACATCATGCAGCATTTTGCTTCAGAGCGTCTTATTATGGGTATAAATGCTCATGCGAGAGCAGAGTATGCTATTGAGTATGCACTAGATTACATGAAAGAGAGAATGGCCTTTGGTGTTACTATTGATAAATTTCAAGCATTACGTCATAAACTCGCAGAGCGTCAAGCAGAGGTAGAGATGTCAAAAGCTTTTAATTATACAATTGCATATCGCCTTAATAAGGGAGAGTATGTTGTAAAAGAAGCGACGATGTCAAAACTTACTGCAACAAAAATTGCAGATGAAGTAATTTATGACTGTTTACAGATGCTAGGTGGTTATGGTTATATGGAAGAGTATCCACTTGCACGTATGTTACGTGACAGTAGGCTAGGACCTATAGGTGGTGGTACCTCAGAAATACTGCGAGAAATCATTGCAAAAATGGTGATCGATAAGAAGACTTATAAAGCAAAGTCAGAAGAAATTTCAAAAAACTAA
- a CDS encoding HPF/RaiA family ribosome-associated protein: MKVTVEAPKFDADVKLIEFIEKKVGKLEHFYDKIIHADVFLKLEPNVKPNNKIVELLISVPGDEFIVKKTAKSFEEATDGCVQSMERMLLKRKEKIRS; this comes from the coding sequence ATGAAAGTAACTGTAGAAGCGCCAAAATTTGATGCAGATGTAAAACTCATTGAATTCATTGAAAAAAAAGTGGGAAAGCTTGAGCATTTTTATGATAAGATAATTCACGCAGATGTATTTTTAAAATTAGAGCCCAATGTGAAGCCAAATAATAAAATTGTCGAGCTATTAATCAGTGTTCCAGGGGATGAATTTATAGTAAAGAAAACGGCTAAGTCTTTTGAAGAGGCTACTGATGGGTGTGTACAGTCTATGGAGAGGATGCTTTTGAAGAGAAAAGAGAAAATTAGGTCTTAA
- a CDS encoding tyrosine-type recombinase/integrase has protein sequence MSLVSFLDYLSLEKNYSKHTVIAYEKDVLEFLAFVKITFDESNLVDIHYAQIRSWIVSLVDNDVSNRTVNRKISSLKAYYKFLLKIGEVEASPLAKHTSLKTPKRLQIPFSEVEVGAVFDRLKEADDFATLRDLLIVELLYATGMRRAELVDLTVGSIDVVQKTIKIIGKRNKERIVPMLSSVVVTYDRYIAVRSSVASSGEDALLVTNKGAKIYSTLVYRIINRYFSETSDKLKTSPHILRHSFATHLLNQGADLNIVKELLGHASLASTQVYTHNSVQALKDVYSKAHPRNKK, from the coding sequence ATGTCATTGGTCTCTTTTCTTGATTATCTCAGTCTTGAGAAAAACTATAGTAAGCATACAGTTATAGCTTATGAAAAAGATGTGCTTGAGTTTTTGGCTTTCGTCAAAATAACTTTTGATGAAAGTAATCTAGTAGATATTCACTATGCGCAAATCCGATCTTGGATTGTAAGTCTTGTTGATAACGACGTTTCTAACCGAACGGTCAATAGAAAGATATCTTCGTTAAAGGCTTATTATAAATTTTTACTTAAAATAGGTGAGGTAGAAGCTTCGCCACTTGCGAAGCATACATCATTAAAAACTCCCAAGCGACTACAAATTCCATTTTCTGAAGTAGAGGTGGGAGCTGTCTTTGATCGGTTAAAGGAAGCTGATGATTTTGCAACGTTAAGAGACTTATTAATAGTGGAGCTTCTGTATGCAACTGGAATGAGACGTGCTGAGCTAGTGGATCTGACTGTGGGGAGCATTGATGTCGTTCAGAAAACCATAAAAATTATAGGTAAACGTAATAAGGAGCGCATCGTTCCTATGCTTTCTAGTGTGGTTGTTACCTATGATAGGTATATAGCTGTTAGGTCTTCTGTAGCTAGTAGTGGTGAAGATGCTCTCTTGGTGACTAATAAAGGTGCTAAAATTTATAGCACCCTTGTGTACAGGATAATTAATCGTTACTTTAGTGAGACGTCAGATAAGTTAAAAACGAGTCCGCATATATTGAGACACTCGTTTGCAACACATTTACTTAATCAGGGTGCAGATTTAAATATTGTGAAAGAGTTATTGGGACATGCTAGTCTTGCATCAACGCAAGTTTATACTCATAATAGTGTGCAAGCCCTCAAAGATGTTTACTCTAAAGCGCATCCTCGCAATAAGAAATGA
- the rpsU gene encoding 30S ribosomal protein S21 encodes MLIIPVKDGENIDRALKRFKRKFDRTKTMRNLRERKQFTKPSVVRRREIQKASYIQGMRDAENI; translated from the coding sequence ATGTTAATTATACCAGTAAAAGACGGAGAAAATATAGATAGAGCGCTTAAACGTTTTAAGCGTAAATTTGATCGCACAAAAACTATGCGTAATCTTAGAGAGCGTAAGCAGTTTACTAAGCCTTCTGTAGTAAGAAGACGTGAGATTCAAAAAGCATCGTACATCCAAGGGATGAGGGATGCAGAGAATATCTAG
- the tuf gene encoding elongation factor Tu, with translation MAKETYDRSKPHLNVGTIGHVDHGKTTLTAAITKVLADAGYSEASAFDQIDNAPEEKERGITINSSHVEYATANRHYAHVDCPGHADYVKNMVTGAAQMDGAILVVAATDGPMPQTREHILLGRQVGIPRIVVFMNKVDMVDDEELLELVEMEIRDLLSFYEYDGDNGPVIAGSALGALNGEQKWVDTVLELMAAVDAWIEEPLRETEKPFLMPIEDVFSITGRGTVATGRIETGIANTGDPVEIIGMGAEKLTSTITGIEMFRQILDRGEAGDNAGILLRGIEKSMISRGMVIVKPGSVTPHAKFKAEVYILKKEEGGRHTPFHNNYRPQFYVRTTDVTGNIMLPDGVEMVMPGDNLTITVELIQPIALSLGLRFAVREGGRTVGAGQVTEILD, from the coding sequence ATGGCAAAGGAAACATACGATCGTTCGAAACCCCATTTAAATGTTGGAACTATCGGACACGTAGATCACGGTAAAACAACTTTAACAGCTGCGATTACAAAAGTATTGGCAGATGCGGGTTATTCAGAAGCTTCTGCTTTTGATCAAATTGATAATGCTCCTGAGGAAAAAGAAAGAGGTATAACAATAAACTCTTCACACGTTGAGTATGCGACAGCAAACCGTCACTATGCACACGTTGATTGTCCAGGTCACGCCGATTATGTAAAGAATATGGTAACTGGTGCTGCTCAAATGGACGGTGCTATACTTGTTGTTGCTGCTACAGATGGTCCAATGCCACAAACACGTGAGCACATCCTTCTTGGTCGTCAGGTAGGTATTCCTCGTATCGTTGTATTCATGAATAAAGTGGATATGGTTGATGATGAAGAATTACTTGAGCTTGTAGAGATGGAGATCAGAGATCTTCTTTCTTTCTACGAGTATGATGGAGATAACGGTCCTGTAATTGCTGGTTCTGCTCTTGGAGCATTAAACGGTGAGCAAAAATGGGTTGATACGGTATTAGAGCTTATGGCTGCTGTTGATGCTTGGATTGAAGAGCCACTTCGTGAGACTGAAAAGCCTTTCCTTATGCCAATAGAAGATGTATTCTCTATTACAGGTCGTGGAACTGTTGCTACAGGTCGTATCGAAACTGGTATTGCAAACACTGGAGATCCTGTTGAGATCATTGGTATGGGTGCAGAAAAACTTACATCTACTATTACTGGTATTGAAATGTTCCGTCAGATCCTTGATAGAGGAGAGGCTGGAGATAACGCTGGTATCCTTTTAAGAGGTATTGAGAAGTCAATGATCTCTAGAGGAATGGTAATTGTTAAGCCAGGATCAGTAACACCACACGCTAAGTTTAAAGCTGAGGTTTACATCCTTAAGAAAGAAGAAGGTGGACGTCACACTCCATTCCACAATAACTACCGTCCACAGTTTTACGTACGTACAACTGATGTAACTGGTAACATCATGCTTCCTGATGGAGTTGAGATGGTTATGCCTGGAGATAACTTAACTATTACTGTTGAGCTTATTCAGCCTATCGCACTTAGCTTAGGTCTTCGTTTTGCTGTCCGTGAAGGTGGTAGAACTGTAGGAGCTGGTCAGGTAACTGAGATATTAGATTAA
- the rplK gene encoding 50S ribosomal protein L11, giving the protein MAKEVSKVVKLQVRGGAANPSPPVGPALGAAGVNIMEFCKQFNARTQDKAGKVLPVAITVYKDKSFDFVIKTPPAAVQLLEAAKVKSGSGEPNRKKVAKVTWDQVRAIAEDKMPDLNAFTIDSAMKMVAGTARSMGITVKGGDAPA; this is encoded by the coding sequence ATGGCAAAAGAAGTAAGTAAGGTTGTTAAGTTACAAGTACGTGGAGGGGCTGCAAATCCTTCTCCACCAGTAGGACCTGCTTTAGGTGCAGCCGGTGTAAACATCATGGAGTTCTGTAAGCAGTTTAATGCTAGAACTCAAGATAAAGCTGGTAAAGTGCTTCCTGTTGCGATAACTGTTTATAAGGATAAGTCTTTTGATTTTGTAATCAAAACTCCTCCAGCAGCAGTTCAATTATTGGAAGCAGCTAAAGTTAAAAGTGGTTCTGGTGAGCCTAACCGTAAGAAAGTTGCAAAAGTTACTTGGGATCAAGTACGTGCAATTGCAGAGGACAAGATGCCTGATTTAAATGCATTTACAATTGATAGTGCAATGAAGATGGTGGCTGGTACAGCTCGTTCAATGGGAATAACGGTTAAAGGTGGAGATGCTCCAGCTTAA
- the rplL gene encoding 50S ribosomal protein L7/L12: MADLKDFAEQLVNLTVKEVNELATILKDEYGIEPAAAAVVAGPAGAGAEAAEEKSEFDVILKAAGSSKLAVVKLVKELTGAGLKDAKELVDNAPSPIKEGVSKDEAEALKAQLEEAGAEVELK; the protein is encoded by the coding sequence ATGGCAGATTTAAAAGATTTCGCAGAACAATTAGTTAACCTTACAGTAAAAGAAGTAAACGAGTTAGCTACTATTTTAAAAGATGAATACGGTATCGAGCCTGCTGCTGCTGCAGTAGTAGCTGGACCAGCTGGAGCTGGAGCTGAAGCTGCTGAGGAAAAGTCAGAATTTGACGTGATCCTTAAGGCTGCTGGTAGTTCTAAACTTGCTGTAGTTAAACTTGTAAAAGAATTAACTGGAGCTGGACTTAAAGATGCAAAAGAGCTTGTAGATAATGCACCATCTCCTATTAAGGAAGGTGTTTCTAAAGACGAAGCTGAAGCACTTAAAGCTCAATTAGAAGAAGCTGGTGCAGAGGTTGAGCTTAAGTAA
- the rplJ gene encoding 50S ribosomal protein L10: MTREEKSIVIKDLTAQLGDNVHIYLADISGLDAGATSNLRRACFKAGVSLAVVKNTLLSKAMEASDKDFAELPNVLKGNTAIMFAETGNAPAKVIKEFRKKSDKPLLKGAFIEEAIYVGDDQLDSLVNIKSREELIGDIVGLLQSPAKNVVSALKSSGGKLAGIIKTLSEKEG; this comes from the coding sequence ATGACAAGAGAAGAAAAATCAATAGTAATTAAAGATTTAACTGCGCAGTTAGGGGATAATGTACATATTTATCTTGCAGATATATCTGGTTTAGATGCAGGTGCGACTTCTAATTTACGTCGTGCATGTTTTAAAGCAGGAGTTAGTCTAGCAGTAGTTAAAAACACATTGCTGTCAAAGGCAATGGAGGCATCAGATAAGGATTTTGCAGAACTTCCAAATGTATTAAAAGGAAACACTGCAATCATGTTTGCCGAGACGGGTAATGCACCTGCTAAGGTTATTAAAGAATTTCGTAAGAAATCTGATAAGCCTTTATTAAAAGGAGCATTTATTGAAGAAGCTATTTATGTTGGGGACGATCAACTTGATAGTCTGGTAAATATCAAATCGAGAGAAGAACTCATTGGAGACATCGTTGGATTGCTTCAGTCACCTGCTAAGAACGTTGTTAGCGCTCTTAAGTCAAGTGGAGGTAAACTCGCAGGTATTATCAAAACCCTTTCTGAGAAGGAAGGATAA